One region of Camelina sativa cultivar DH55 chromosome 6, Cs, whole genome shotgun sequence genomic DNA includes:
- the LOC104793550 gene encoding LIM domain-containing protein PLIM2a-like: protein MSFTGTLDKCKACDKTVYVMDLLTLEGNTYHKSCFKCSHCKGTLVISNYSSMDGVLYCKPHFEQLFKESGNYSKNFQNGKTDKPNDLTRTPSKLSSFFSGTQDKCATCKKTVYPLEKVTMEGECYHKNCFRCAHSGCPLTHSSYASLNGVLYCKVHFNQLFLEKGSYNHVHQAAANHRRSASSGGASPPSDDLKPIEDTDSIPEAKEEEEEAVPEAAGEEEEAEPVVES from the exons atgtcGTTTACAGGAACATTGGATAAATGCAAGGCCTGTGACAAAACCGTCTATGTTATGGATCTGTTGACATTAGAGGGTAATACTTATCACAAATCATGTTTCAAATGCAGCCATTGCAAAGGCACTCTCGTC ATAAGCAATTACTCATCAATGGATGGAGTTCTTTACTGTAAGCCACACTTCGAACAGCTTTTCAAAGAATCTGGCAATTACAGCAAGAATTTTCAGAACGGAAAGACCGACAAGCCCAATGATCTG ACTCGAACTCCGAGCAAGCTATCATCCTTTTTCAGTGGAACGCAAGACAAATGTGCCACTTGTAAGAAAACGGTTTACCCACTTGAGAAAGTAACAATGGAAGGAGAGTGTTACCACAAGAATTGCTTCAGGTGCGCCCACAGTGGTTGTCCTTTGACTCACTCTTCTTACGCTTCTCTTAACGGCGTCCTCTACTGTAAAGTCCATTTCAATCAGCTCTTCCTCGAGAAAGGGAGTTACAACCACGTCCATCAAGCTGCTGCTAATCACCGTCGATCCGCCTCTTCTGGTGGCGCTTCTCCCCCTTCAGATGATCTCAAACCTATTGAAGACACCGACTCAATTCCCGAGgcaaaagaagaggaagaggaagcagTCCCTGAAGctgcaggagaagaagaagaggctgaGCCCGTCGTTGAGTCTTGA
- the LOC104793553 gene encoding remorin, translating to MAEEQKTSKVDVESPAVLAPAKEATPPAPVEVAEEKVHNPPPVESKALTVVEKPIEEHTPKKASSGSADRDVILADLEKEKKTSFIKAWEESEKSKAENRAQKKTSDVHAWENSKKAAVEAQLRKIEEKLEKKKALYGEKMKNKVAAIHKEAEEKRAMVEAKKGEELLKAEEMAAKYRATGVVPKATCGCF from the exons ATGGCGGAGGAGCAAAAGACGAGTAAGGTTGACGTAGAATCTCCGGCGGTTTTAGCTCCGGCGAAGGAAGCGACTCCTCCTGCTCCAGTTGAAGTCGCGGAGGAGAAGGTTCACAATCCACCTCCTGTCGAATCCAAAGCTCTTACCGTTGTtgaaa AACCCATCGAGGAGCATACACCGaagaaagcttcatctggttcGGCCGATAGAG ATGTGATACTTGCAGACTtggaaaaggagaagaaaacgtCATTCATCAAAGCATGGGAAGAGAGTGAGAAGTCTAAAGCTGAGAACAG GGCACAGAAGAAGACATCTGATGTGCATGCTTGGGAGAACAGCAAGAAAGCAGCCGTAGAAGCTCAACTCAGGAAGATCGAAGAAAaactagagaagaaaaaagcacTGTACGGTGAGAAAATGAAGAATAAAGTAGCTGCAATTCACAAGGAagcagaagagaagagagcaatGGTTGAAGCTAAGAAAGGAGAAGAGCTTCTCAAGGCTGAAGAAATGGCTGCCAAGTATAGAGCCACTGGTGTAGTACCAAAGGCAACTTGTGGATGTTTCTAA
- the LOC104793552 gene encoding DEAD-box ATP-dependent RNA helicase 6-like — translation MNNNNNNSRGRFPPGIGAAGPNFQSRTPNPNPPQQPQEYLQSRSPFPQQPQTQPPQFLQSQPDAHQFVQRSYPQTNPQQIQQPQQQWSGGRAQLFSDPSYVDEVEKTVQSEANNDSNTQDWKATLKLPPRDERYQTEDVTATKGNEFEDYFLKRDLLRGIYEKGFEKPSPIQEESIPIALTGSDILARAKNGTGKTGAFCIPTLEKIDPENNVIQAVILVPTRELALQTSQVCKELSKYLNIEVMVTTGGTSLRDDIMRLYQPVHLLVGTPGRILDLSKKGVCVLKDCTMLVMDEADKLLSVEFQPSIEELIQFLPENRQILMFSATFPVTVKSFKDRYLRKPYIINLMDQLTLVGVTQYYAFVEERQKVHCLNTLFSKLQINQSIIFCNSVNRVELLAKKITELGYSCFYIHAKMVQDHRNRVFHDFRNGACRNLVCTDLFTRGIDIQAVNVVINFDFPRTSESYLHRVGRSGRYGHLGLAVNLVTYEDRFKMYQTEQELGTEIKPIPSLIDKAIYCQ, via the exons atgaataataataacaataatagtaGAGGAAGATTTCCTCCGGGGATTGGAGCGGCGGGTCCTAATTTTCAGTCACGGACTCCGAATCCTAACCCGCCTCAGCAACCTCAAGAGTACCTTCAGTCACGTTCTCCGTTTCCCCAGCAACCTCAAACTCAACCTCCACAGTTTCTCCAGTCTCAACCTGATGCTCACCAGTTCGTTCAACGGTCTTACCCACAGACCAATCCTCAGCAGATTCAACAGCCACAACAACAATGGTCTGGAGGACGCGCTCAGCTATTTAGTGATCCGAGTTACGTTGATGAAGTCGAGAAGACGGTTCAATCTGAAGCTAACAACGATTCTAA TACTCAAGACTGGAAGGCAACCTTAAAGCTGCCTCCACGAGATGAGCGTTACCAGACAGAG GATGTGACTGCCACTAAAGGAAATGAATTTGAAGATTACTTTTTGAAGAGAGATTTGCTTAGAGGAATTTAcgaaaaaggttttgaaaagcCTTCACCTATTCAGGAAGAAAGCATCCCTATTGCATTGACTGGCAGTGATATTCTTGCTAGAGCCAAAAATGGGACTGGCAAGACTGGTGCCTTCTGCATTCCCACCCTTGAGAAAATTGATCCAGAGAACAATGTCATTCAAG CTGTGATTCTCGTTCCAACCCGAGAGCTGGCCCTTCAGACATCACAGGTTTGTAAGGAGCTTTCCAAATATCTAAACATTGAGGTTATGGTCACCACTGGTGGTACCAGTCTGAGAGATGATATCATGCGTTTATATCAACCTGTACACTTGCTGGTTGGAACTCCTGGAAGAATATTAGATCTTTCCAAAAagggtgtgtgtgttttgaaagATTGTACCATGCTTGTAATGGATGAG GCCGACAAGCTTTTGTCTGTAGAATTTCAACCTTCCATAGAGGAGTTGATACAGTTCTTGCCAGAAAACCGTCAGATTCTGATGTTTTCGGCTACATTTCCTGTCACTGTGAAGTCCTTCAAGGATCGATATCTCAGGAAGCCTTACATTATCAATCTCATGGATCAGCTCACACTTGTGGGTGTTACCCAATATTATGCTTTTGTCGAAGAGAGACAGAAGGTGCACTGTCTGAATACACTATTCTCTAAG CTCCAAATAAACCAATCCATTATCTTTTGCAACTCTGTCAATCGTGTGGAGCTGTTGGCCAAGAAAATCACAGAACTCGGTTACTCATGCTTCTATATCCATGCTAAGATGGTTCAAGATCATCGGAACAGGGTTTTCCATGATTTCCGCAATGGTGCTTGCAGAAACCTTGTTTGCACTG ATTTGTTTACACGTGGGATTGACATTCAAGCTGTGAATGTTgtcataaattttgattttcctaGGACTTCTGAGTCCTATCTACACAGG GTAGGCAGATCGGGAAGATATGGACACCTTGGGTTGGCTGTGAATCTGGTAACTTATGAGGACCGCTTCAAAAT GTATCAAACTGAGCAAGAACTTGGAACTGAAATCAAGCCAATACCTTCACTTATCGACAAGGCAATCTACTGTCAGTAA
- the LOC104793551 gene encoding phosphomannomutase: MAAKKPGVIALFDVDGTLTAPRKQATQELLDFIRELRKVVTIGVVGGSDLSKISEQLGKTVTHDYEYCFSENGLVAHKDGKSIGIQSLKLHLGEDKLKELINFTLHYIADLDIPIKRGTFIEFRNGMLNVSPIGRNCSQEERDEFERYDKVQNIRPKMVAELRERFAHLNLNFSIGGQISFDVFPKGWDKTYCLQYLEDFSEIHFFGDKTYEGGNDYEIYESPKTIGHSVTSPDDTMAKCKALFMS, translated from the exons ATGGCGGCGAAAAAACCCGGAGTGATCGCTTTGTTCGACGTCGACGGTACTCTCACAGCTCCAAGGAAGCAAGCTACTCAAGAATTGCTAGATTTTATCCGAGAATTGCGTAAG GTCGTCACTATTGGAGTCGTCGGTGGATCTGATCTTAGCAAGATATCTGAGCAACTTGGGAAAACAG TCACTCACGACTATGAATATTGTTTCTCTGAGAATGGTCTTGTTGCCCATAAAGATGGGAAATCCATTGGAATTCAG AGCCTGAAGCTGCACCTTGGAGAAGATAAACTCAAG GAGTTGATAAACTTCACGCTGCACTACATTGCAGACTTGGATATTCCAATTAAAAG GGGAACATTTATTGAATTCCGTAATGGAATGCTCAATGTATCACCTATTGGTCGCAACTGCAGCCAAGAAGAAAGAGACGAATTCGAGAGATACGATAAG GTTCAAAACATCCGGCCAAAGATGGTAGCTGAACTTCGTGAGCGGTTTGCGCATCTTAACCTTAATTTCTCAATTGGAGGACAGATTAGCTTCGAT GTCTTCCCTAAAGGTTGGGATAAGACTTACTGCTTGCAGTACCTGGAAGACTTCAGTGAAATCCATTTCTTCGGTGACAAAACCTATGAG GGTGGAAACGATTATGAAATCTATGAATCACCAAAAACAATTGGCCATTCAG TTACGAGTCCAGATGACACAATGGCAAAATGCAAGGCTCTGTTTATGTCTTGA